Sequence from the Nitrincola iocasae genome:
GGTGAAACCAATGCACCTTCGCTCACTAAGGCCTGATCTATACGTCCTGAGATCGGTGCATCGACGCTGGCGAACTGTAGATCCAGCTGACGCCGCGCCAGCACCGCTTTGGTTTGGGCTACATCTGCGGCAGCTTGATCACGCAGGGAAATAGCATCGTCATACATCTGTATGCTGACAGCCTTGGTTTGTATCAAAGAGGACAAACGTTCAGCCTCTTGACGAGCCCGAAACAATACCGCTTCGGCACGCTGTAAAGCTGCCGCAGCAATATCAACATCAGCTTTAAATGGCGCAGGATTTATTTGGAACAGTACTGTGCCAGATTTTATATCGGTGCCCTGTTCGAATAGACGATTTTGAACTATGCCGCTAATTTGCGCGCGGATCTCAGCGCTGCGAACAGCAGCTACGCGACCGACAAGGTCTTCAGTAACCAGTAATTCTTCGTTTTCTAGTGTCATCACCGACACATGAACCGGAGCAGATGTATCTTCATCCTGCTCCGCTGAATCACAACCTACCAACCCTAACACGGCAATTCCTAACACTAACACAAAGCTTAAGTGCCGCTGTTTGATGAACATAACCTATACTCCTCAATGTACCGTGCTGTCCCTAATGGCGTTTTATCAAGCGTCAGAGAACCAAGACTGAATTCTAACCAGTCGCTATTGCGAATTATTCGAGGCTTTGTGGAGAATGTATGGAGGGAGTGATAATGTTCAACAATTTTAGCGTTGGAGCGATTCATGTCCAATTTCAATACACCCGTAAGCCCTATGACTGCGGCACTCGTATTGATTGCCGAGGATGAAGCCGAGATTGCCGAGATCCTCATTGCCTATTTGCAGCGCAGCGGGCTGCGAACCCAACATGCTACGGATGGTCTCCAAGCGTTAGCCATGCATCAAACATTTAAGCCAGATCTACTGCTACTCGATGTACAGATGCCGAATCTAGATGGCTGGAATGTACTGAATGAAATTCGCTCCCGTGGTGACACGCCAGTGATAATGCTCACCGCGCTTGATCAGGATATCGATAAATTAATGGGGTTACGCCTCGGTGCAGACGACTACGTGGTTAAACCATTCAACCCGGCCGAAGTGGTGGCCAGGGTACAGGCGGTACTGCGACGCGCCCGGACTACCACGCCCACCACTACCCAAATGTTGCGCGTCAGCCAGTTCCAAATCGACTTAGACAACCACGAGGCCAGCGTAATCTGTAACGGTCAGCAGCAGATACTAGATCTGACTCTGACTGAGTTTAAACTGCTCGCCTGCCTGATGCGTGCGCCTAAACGTGCTTTCAGTCGTGAGGAGCTGTTAATTAATTGCTTGCCTGAGGGTGATACTCAGGAACGTACCGTTGACAGTCATATCAGTAAGCTGCGTAAAAAACTTGAATCCCTTGATATTCAAGGAGTGCCTCTCAGTGTCTGGGGGGTAGGCTATCGCTTTGGTGGTAAGATATGAGGCAAGCACCGGGTATACGCAGACAAATCGTCCAGTCCGTAGCGGTAATGGCTTTAGGTATTATTTTCTTGTCGGTGTTCGGCTCCTATGTATTCTATGCCGTCGCGGTGGCCTACCTGCCAGACAGTATATCCGAAACCTGGATACCCTCACGGGTGGAGATGATCTGGATTTTTTGCACTATCATAGCCGCACTGGGGATGGCGTTATTTGTCGCCATTCGTCTGTCACGGCGAATTCTTACACCTCTGAACTCTGTGGCGTATAGCCTGCGCGAAGTCGCCCAGGGTAAGCTCAATGCTCGCGCGCGAATGGACCCGCATGCGATGGGGGAGACGGCACAACTGGTGTCTGACTTTAATGCTATGGCCGAGCGTCTAGAGTATATGACCCGCGAGCGGGAGTTTTGGAACGCCGCAATCGCTCACGAACTCCGTACCCCGGTAACCATTCTGCGGGGTCGTTTGCAGGGCTTGGCTGAAGGTGTTTTTAGTCCCAGCAGTGAGCTCTTCGAGGGACTGCTACGGCAGGTCGAAGGACTTAATCGTCTGATCGAAGACTTACGTGTGCTGAGCCTCAATGACAGCGGCCACTTAGAGTTACAGCGGGTTGAGGTCTGTTTAGCCGAGGAAATCCGTGCGGTGATTGAGACTTTCGCTACGGCGTTAAATGCGAGAGGAATCATGCTGAAACAGGAGCTCGATACAACACTTCAAGTCTACTGTGATGCTATACGAATACGTCAAGCGCTGATGGCGCTGCTGGAAAATGCTCGCCAGCATGCCGATCCCGGAGCTTTGACTGTACGCCTCTATAGTTCTGGCACAAGTTGTTATCTAAGTGTGGAAGATGAAGGCCCTGGTATCCCTGCTGAAGCTGCAAGCTACGTATTTGAGGCATTTCGTCGAGTCGATCCGTCTCGCTCTCGAACCAGTGGTGGCAGTGGGCTAGGTCTCGCCGTCGTTAAAGCTGTTGTTGAAGCTCACGGCGGTCATGTGGTTTGCCAACCCTCGGGCCGTGGAGGAACAATATTCGTTCTTTCTTGGCCGATTAGGCAAGTTTAGGGCATCTTTCCCAAACTGATTCCCACCCAATAAAATAAAATCATAATGTTGATTTGATTTGATGCGTTTTACTATTTTACTTCCCGATACAAAAGCTCGAAAAGATCCGCCCTAGCAGATCATCCGGAGTGAATTCACCGGTGATCTCCCCCAGACTTTGCTGGGCCATGCGCAGATCTTCCGCTAGCAGTTCACCTGCGCTGTAACCCTGAAGTTGCTTCAGTCCATTATCGAGTTGTTGATGGCAGTGTTCCAGCGCATCCAGATGGCGGCGACGTGCCATAAAACCGCCTTCAGTGGTGTTGCTGAAGCCAATGCAGGCCTTCAGGTGGTCACGTAGTATTTCTATCCCCTGCCCTTGTTTGGCGGACAAGGAGATAAGTGAGTAATTACTTCCTTGAATAAGTTGGGGTTCTTCAGCTCGTAGATCTATCTTGTTGCGGATAACGGTAATTTTGCTGGCATCGGCCAGTTGGGCAACAAATTCAGGCCAGATCTGTTCAGGCGTTGCGGCGTTGGTTTCGCTGCTGTCAACGACCATGAGTATCCGATCCGCCTTGTGTATTTCCTGCCAGGCACGGTCGATGCCGATTTTTTCAACCTGGTCTGGAGCGTCACGTAAGCCGGCCGTGTCGATAATATGCAAGGGCATACCATCGATATGAATATGTTCTCTGAGCACGTCACGTGTGGTGCCAGCAATATCGGTGACGATGGCAGTTTCACGCCCTGCCAGTGCATTCAACAGGCTGGATTTACCGGCATTGGGCTTGCCAGCAATGACGACATGCATACCTTCGCGCATTAAGCTGCCCTGATGCGCTTCGCGCTGTACCGCTTCAAGGTCGGCAATGATGGCGAGCAAATCCTGCTGTACTTTGCCATCAGCGAGAAAATCGATCTCTTCTTCCGGGAAGTCTATGGCGGCTTCTACATAGATCCGCAACTGGATGAGTCGTTCTACCAGGGCATGGATACGTGCTGAAAAAGCACCCTGTAGTGAACGCAGTGCGCAGCGTGCAGCTTGTTCAGAGGTGCTGTTGATCAGGTCGGCTATGGCTTCGGCCTGCGCCAGGTCTAACTTGTCATTCAAAAAGGCGCGTTCGGAAAATTCTCCGGGTCGTGCTGGTCGTGCGCCCAGGCTGATGACACGTTGCAGTATGAAGTCCATCACTACCGGTCCACCATGCGCCTGTAATTCCAATACATCTTCACCGGTGAAGGAGTTCGGGCCGGGAAAATACAGGCCAATGCCTTGATCTATGCTCTGACCATCAGCGGCATAAAAGTTACCGTAGTGAGCATGGCGTGGTGTTGGTTTTCGCTGCAACACCTCTCTGCCAATTGCCAGAGCCAACGGGCCTGATACGCGGATAATACCAACACCGCCGCGACCGGGTGCCGTGGCTTGTGCCGCGATAGTGTCTTGGTGTTGGCTCATCTGTGTTCCTCATGGTCCTGGGTGGTTTGTGCGTCACTATAACGAAAAAAGACTCCTTCCGGAGTCTTTATTATCTACAACAAGTGAGCTATCAGCCGTCTTCTTTTTCAATCTGGCGCGTGATGTACCACTGTTGCGCAATAGACAGAATGTTGTTGACCAGCCAGTAAAGTACCAGACCTGCCGGGAACCACAAGAAGAAAAAGGTGAAAATGATGGGTAGCATTTTCATGATTTTCGCCTGCATCGGATCGGGCGGTGTCGGATTGAGCTTCTGCTGCAGGAACATGGTGATGCCCATCAGAATCGGCAGGATGAAATAAGGGTCCATCACCGACAAGTCCTGAATGTAGAGGAAGAACGGTGCATGACGCAACTCAACCGATTCCATCAATACCCAGTAAAGTGAAATGAACACTGGCATCTGCGCCACGATAGGCAAACAGCCACCCAGAGGATTGATTT
This genomic interval carries:
- a CDS encoding efflux RND transporter periplasmic adaptor subunit, encoding MFIKQRHLSFVLVLGIAVLGLVGCDSAEQDEDTSAPVHVSVMTLENEELLVTEDLVGRVAAVRSAEIRAQISGIVQNRLFEQGTDIKSGTVLFQINPAPFKADVDIAAAALQRAEAVLFRARQEAERLSSLIQTKAVSIQMYDDAISLRDQAAADVAQTKAVLARRQLDLQFASVDAPISGRIDQALVSEGALVSPTDTTPMARIQQVDQVYVDVRLPASMLEAMRQQASSGVPELAVEILSSDGKPLDMQGHILFSGIEVDAGTGDVLLRVLVDNPQHRLLPGLFVKARIPQAYYPSTLSVPQQAVTRKAGQANVWVLDAQGLAQQVAVKVDELVARRYRVVSGLSASQQVVIEGIERLSPGTQVIAQTWQPAVPPQQLSADVR
- a CDS encoding response regulator; the encoded protein is MSNFNTPVSPMTAALVLIAEDEAEIAEILIAYLQRSGLRTQHATDGLQALAMHQTFKPDLLLLDVQMPNLDGWNVLNEIRSRGDTPVIMLTALDQDIDKLMGLRLGADDYVVKPFNPAEVVARVQAVLRRARTTTPTTTQMLRVSQFQIDLDNHEASVICNGQQQILDLTLTEFKLLACLMRAPKRAFSREELLINCLPEGDTQERTVDSHISKLRKKLESLDIQGVPLSVWGVGYRFGGKI
- a CDS encoding ATP-binding protein codes for the protein MRQAPGIRRQIVQSVAVMALGIIFLSVFGSYVFYAVAVAYLPDSISETWIPSRVEMIWIFCTIIAALGMALFVAIRLSRRILTPLNSVAYSLREVAQGKLNARARMDPHAMGETAQLVSDFNAMAERLEYMTREREFWNAAIAHELRTPVTILRGRLQGLAEGVFSPSSELFEGLLRQVEGLNRLIEDLRVLSLNDSGHLELQRVEVCLAEEIRAVIETFATALNARGIMLKQELDTTLQVYCDAIRIRQALMALLENARQHADPGALTVRLYSSGTSCYLSVEDEGPGIPAEAASYVFEAFRRVDPSRSRTSGGSGLGLAVVKAVVEAHGGHVVCQPSGRGGTIFVLSWPIRQV
- the mnmE gene encoding tRNA uridine-5-carboxymethylaminomethyl(34) synthesis GTPase MnmE: MSQHQDTIAAQATAPGRGGVGIIRVSGPLALAIGREVLQRKPTPRHAHYGNFYAADGQSIDQGIGLYFPGPNSFTGEDVLELQAHGGPVVMDFILQRVISLGARPARPGEFSERAFLNDKLDLAQAEAIADLINSTSEQAARCALRSLQGAFSARIHALVERLIQLRIYVEAAIDFPEEEIDFLADGKVQQDLLAIIADLEAVQREAHQGSLMREGMHVVIAGKPNAGKSSLLNALAGRETAIVTDIAGTTRDVLREHIHIDGMPLHIIDTAGLRDAPDQVEKIGIDRAWQEIHKADRILMVVDSSETNAATPEQIWPEFVAQLADASKITVIRNKIDLRAEEPQLIQGSNYSLISLSAKQGQGIEILRDHLKACIGFSNTTEGGFMARRRHLDALEHCHQQLDNGLKQLQGYSAGELLAEDLRMAQQSLGEITGEFTPDDLLGRIFSSFCIGK